One Paenibacillus sp. FSL H7-0737 DNA segment encodes these proteins:
- a CDS encoding dicarboxylate/amino acid:cation symporter, with the protein MDNNLLSAIETNWYGFVASIFVFAILFLLARKRIGFGTRVLIGLGIGLIAGIFFQYFDLETKAISTFGSIYVSLIRMLVIPLVFILVLNSISSLTNLEYLRKIGIKTFAWFLGTTGIASIIGLSVALLFNPGQGIQQDVPADFAAREIPTFSQVILDLVPSNPVNEAATGKVVPLLIFAIFLAVAIIKIGSKKPEAVKPVRDLIESLTLILHQVVKFIIRLTPYGVFALIAGITARYGWETLQELGSVIITSYVAMIIHFVLIFGGLVLLVAKVNPIRFFRKIYPTITVAFTTRSSYATLPVNLEVITKRLHVSPRIASFIAPLGASVNFNACGGIWPAIVAVFTAQVFGIDLNWTDYITLVLVSIISSIGVAGVPGPAVISTTVVLTALGLPLEGIAIVAGVEALIDMGRTAVNATGTAVTALLVANSEGEFDREAFNSNDDEDDILLSTV; encoded by the coding sequence ATAGATAACAACTTGTTATCCGCCATCGAAACGAACTGGTATGGATTTGTAGCTTCCATATTTGTTTTTGCAATTTTGTTTCTACTGGCACGTAAACGCATTGGATTTGGTACTCGGGTACTCATCGGACTTGGCATCGGACTTATTGCCGGAATATTCTTTCAATACTTCGATTTAGAGACCAAAGCTATCAGTACATTCGGCAGCATTTATGTCAGCTTGATTCGCATGCTCGTCATCCCTTTAGTATTCATACTCGTATTAAACAGTATTTCTTCCTTAACTAATCTGGAGTATCTGCGCAAAATAGGGATCAAAACCTTCGCCTGGTTCCTCGGAACGACGGGTATCGCTTCTATTATCGGCCTATCGGTTGCGCTGCTGTTCAATCCTGGTCAAGGGATACAACAGGATGTACCTGCGGATTTCGCCGCCCGGGAAATCCCTACCTTCTCACAGGTTATTCTGGATCTTGTGCCATCTAACCCTGTGAATGAAGCAGCTACGGGTAAGGTTGTGCCTCTGCTCATTTTCGCTATCTTCCTAGCAGTAGCTATAATCAAAATTGGCTCCAAGAAACCGGAAGCCGTGAAACCTGTACGTGATCTTATTGAATCCCTGACACTGATACTGCATCAGGTCGTGAAATTCATTATTCGCTTGACGCCTTACGGTGTCTTCGCACTGATAGCAGGAATTACCGCACGTTATGGCTGGGAAACGTTGCAGGAACTGGGCAGCGTAATCATTACCTCATATGTCGCAATGATTATTCATTTTGTTCTTATCTTTGGCGGGTTGGTTCTATTAGTAGCGAAGGTGAATCCAATTCGTTTCTTCCGCAAAATCTATCCAACCATTACCGTTGCCTTCACGACTAGAAGCAGCTACGCAACACTTCCTGTCAATCTTGAAGTGATTACGAAGCGCCTTCATGTCTCCCCGCGGATCGCGAGCTTTATTGCGCCGTTAGGAGCATCGGTCAACTTTAATGCGTGCGGCGGCATTTGGCCGGCGATTGTGGCTGTGTTCACCGCCCAAGTATTCGGTATTGATCTGAACTGGACTGACTATATTACACTGGTCTTAGTAAGTATCATCTCTTCAATTGGTGTAGCTGGCGTACCTGGACCAGCCGTAATCTCCACTACGGTGGTCTTAACCGCTCTTGGCCTGCCGCTTGAAGGAATCGCTATCGTTGCAGGTGTAGAAGCGCTTATCGATATGGGTCGTACCGCTGTAAATGCAACAGGAACAGCTGTAACCGCGTTGTTGGTCGCGAATTCAGAAGGTGAATTTGACCGCGAAGCCTTTAATAGCAATGATGACGAAGATGATATTCTCTTGAGCACAGTTTAA